A window of Diospyros lotus cultivar Yz01 chromosome 14, ASM1463336v1, whole genome shotgun sequence contains these coding sequences:
- the LOC127790927 gene encoding transcription factor TCP12-like — MYLSNSNGNPLDQQILYWSSLCDNVPISAQDDPLISSSLFHFSSAYSHGVDNNFCLQDEPVPLQQPLIIEDNLPLAITVMDHATENIINDDETREDEKKQVDIVVEKNQRIKRSSKKDRHSKINTAKGPRNRRMRLSLKVASKFFDLQDMLGFDKASKTIHWLLNKSQFAIAELAEGLSNQMKNSYSAGANTASSTSDFDDVNGMDEPTIVGNRQLRKCGPTSKENNSEALNKSALHPLVKESRKRARARARDRTRAKRRIDDLKLSFEEMNYDLTRIGPSSPFGNAEEWGAKNQNFSPLTWVLPEVKELNSSIIFNHEHYNNGISQEVIAYILHMEQQLMCMKKCPIQLL, encoded by the coding sequence ATGTATCTCTCTAATAGCAACGGAAACCCTCTTGATCAACAAATTCTCTACTGGTCTTCTCTTTGTGACAATGTCCCCATTTCTGCCCAAGATGACCCTTTGATCTCTTCCTCGCTATTTCATTTCTCTTCTGCCTATTCGCATGGTGTAGATAATAATTTTTGCCTCCAAGATGAACCTGTACCTCTGCAACAACCACTTATAATTGAGGATAATCTGCCACTGGCCATAACCGTAATGGACCATGCGACTGAGAATATCATTAATGATGATGAAACAAGAGAAGACGAAAAGAAGCAAGTTGACATTGTGGtggagaaaaatcaaagaattaaGAGATCGTCAAAGAAAGATAGGCATAGTAAGATCAACACTGCCAAAGGTCCACGAAACCGTAGAATGAGATTGTCTCTCAAGGTTGCCAGCAAGTTCTTTGATCTTCAGGACATGCTGGGCTTCGACAAAGCTAGTAAAACCATTCACTGGTTGCTAAACAAATCACAATTTGCAATCGCTGAGCTCGCTGAAGGCCTTTCCAACCAAATGAAAAATAGCTACAGTGCGGGTGCAAACACTGCATCGTCAACCTCTGATTTTGACGATGTCAATGGAATGGATGAGCCTACAATAGTTGGAAATAGGCAGCTGAGGAAATGCGGACCTACATCAAAAGAGAATAATAGTGAAGCATTGAATAAATCTGCACTTCACCCTCTTGTTAAAGAATCTAGGAAAAGGGCAAGAGCACGAGCAAGGGATAGAACAAGAGCAAAGAGAAGGATCGATGACCTAAAACTGTCGTTTGAAGAAATGAATTATGACTTGACAAGAATAGGGCCTTCAAGTCCCTTCGGAAATGCCGAGGAATGGGGTGCCAAGAATCAGAATTTCAGTCCTCTTACTTGGGTGCTTCCCGAGGTAAAAGAGCTAAACTCGTCCATCATCTTCAACCATGAACATTACAACAATGGAATTTCTCAAGAGGTAATTGCTTATATTCTGCACATGGAACAACAATTAATGTGCATGAAAAAATGCCCTATTCAATTACTTTGA